AAATAGGACTACTGAGAATCTGTAATTTGTattcataaatttaaaaaaattgtaaactTTCTAAATTTTATTTCTCTTATACAGTACTGGCGTGGATGTCTTAATAGTTATCTCATACGTTGCAGTGTGTTAAGTTAAGGGTACAATATGTAACTTTtatgcattaaaatgtctaaaaacaactTGACCAGGTTATATATTTTGAGTTATCCACTTCCACTATCCTAAATGTATCCAACAATGTTCAAAGCCAGAGAAATTTGTTAGTTCATTTTAATGACACGGGATGGTTTATTTAGTTGCCTGTTAGACCCTTTTGGCCTCCCTAGTTACTCTAACTGCTGTCTACACACGGGAACCCAGGTGATATGTTCTAACCCATGATTCATTAGCCAGTTGTACTGATACACAACAAATCGAATGCTAATTTAGCAAGCAAACAGACACTGCTTTTTCTGCCTCGCTCCCCGCCCTTAAGGGACTTCAGTCAGGATGAGAACAGACAGCCCACACGACACATCCACAGTTGAACAGCAGCCAGCCAATATCATTAACTTAAAACAACCCGAACCCAGACAGCACAACGCTGAGCGACTATGATGTTAATGGCAGTAACAGAAGATCTTAGGACCGTTAGAGTCAATGCGAGCGAGCAACGCGCTCCCTTTCATACTCTACACAGCGGACACAATTATCACGGGCAATGCATAAAATGCAATCCACTGCTTACGCAATGGGGTAGCAGAGACGGTTGATATTCAGATCACAATGGCCACTGAATAGTGCATCCTAGTGCCAATTTTTACGGTGGTAAAGTTGGTTTCATGCGGCTGTAGCCTACCTTTTGACCTATTCATgatcttatttttgaaaaaaaataagctgTGTAATGTGATGGGGAGTTAGCTAAGTTCACAAAGTGTTTTGACATGAATAGGTTAAAAAAGGTCAAGCTGAATAATAGATTcaaagcattttctttttttacatatcaAAAATTTATAAAATCGAAGGATgggtaaaaaaagaagctttgtgCAATGTGTAGGGGAGTTAGCAGAATTcaaaagtgttgtgtttttgatgaaTAGGCCAAAAGGTGAAGCCGCAGAATAGATTTTTCTTATGTTGAATATAAAACTTCCAGTATAAAAACAACTTAACCaaggtcaatttttttttcctgaacatGCAGCTTAGCCAACACCGAAATGATGACAGCGGGATATCTCATTTTCATATGAAGGCTACAGAAGTTTGtgaaaataacaaatgtaaTTAACAAATAAAGCCAGTAACAGCATGTGGCCTATAATAtctggagaaaataaaaaaaatgctcatAAAACCGCATGATGTAATTCCCTTAACTGTATGGATGTCGTGCATCAAAATAGCACTTTGTTCCTGTGTCTCTATTGATCTGGTGCGTCCCACTTAGATTGCCTCCACTTGACTCCCTTCCTCGCGAGGAGGCCCGGGAGAGACAATAAGCAAAATGGGATGAGACGTAACATGAATTCGTCATCTGTTTGGACGGAATTAGATACTCCTTCAACTGCACGGCTTCCGGGATGGCTGCAGTTGTGTATCCTCGGGGCAAAAATAAGAGCTTGGACCGAGGAGGGTCTGTCGTTCTCATCCATGAGAGGGACAGAACGACTTCCGGTTCAGCCGAGGACCGAGGAGTCGAGGAGCTATCTGATAAGGGTGATGGGATTCAGCCCATGTGATGACACCTCCAACGCCAATaaacacacagaagaagaagttgaGCAGGCAGAAAACCACGCCGAGGGAACTTTTTAAAACAGGTGAATATGTTAACATTAAACGTCTCTTCTCTTTAAAGTCCACCGACTACGTCGATAACTCGTTTATCTCCGGTATAAGTTATTAGGCCAATGTTGCAAGCTAGCTATTGTGGTTTCGTAGAGTTCAAAGTTAGGCATCATTGTGAAGTTGCAATTGCCATCGTTTAacgttttattttttgctaATGTTAAAATGCGTTGTATGTTGTTAATCTTAAAATGCGAGATCTTGTACTATCGTTAGACACAGTCCCGACCGTTAAACGGATTCGTAAACGTAAAACAGAAGCGCTTGTGGTGCGCCGTTAAAACAGACCATGGTAACACAGATGTCTGCCATGAACACTGATGGGCTACAAGCATCTTCCCGCTAGGTTTACCTGGTTTCCAAAGTTGCTTCTTTCTTTCACAACTAAGGTTTCGACAGTTTTCGACAACTTGTTTTCACcgacatttatttatgttaagCTTGCTTACAGTTACCCTACTTAAAGTTAATGGGGCCAATTTAAGTCGTTTTTGTTGATTTGCTCACGTTAGCTGTTTTACTACACTCAACCTAAGACAAGCCCTGGTCAGTGTTAAATGATCGTTTCCTAGTATTTGTTATTTCTAAATAACTTAAGGTTAACATACTGTCAAATTATGCAGGATATTTATGATATAGCAAACTAATAATAGAAATCCATTACATACCTGTCTGCTATGAATTGAGAAAGATCAGTTGAAGCCTGGCATCTGAATAGTAACGTCATGTGTACATGATACTTAAAAGTAAAAGAGTCTACCACTATTCCTGACATGCAGCCAGGGGCTGTGACCCACCTCAGGACCCCCATGATCGGCAAACACCACTTTACAAAGCACTGATTTATAATATATTGAATCCAACGCTGCTCATGATATGTGTGATGAACAAGCCTTGTAGAGTGTTGTggatttaaaacatgtttgaaCCTCACTGACACAAGCTAGATGGAGGTATCAAGACGAAGGATCCTCCAAAAACATCTGGAGCCAGCAAGACCCCTGCGCCGCTGCATTCATGTTGACAGTGGTAAGCAGTCTGCACCAATTGGTCAAACTTCTAGGAATATCCAAGGTTTTGTATTGTGTTCATATATAATGGTATGCTCTTATAATATTGTATCACCTAATTTAGAGCCCATAATAAATACTGCTACATGTGGACAGGCGctgatggaggaagaggatcaaGAGGTAAGAAATCCCAGAGAAGACAATATTTAAGGGTTGGAACTTACAATtacattcattattaattatgctgttgattgtttttaaatcatttgtaaaaaactaaataaaaacaaaagccgCAAATCCCATTTGAGACCTTTAAACCAGACAATGTTTGGCATGCTTGATAGATGACACAAACGACACACATGCTGCATATGGATTATCTAAATTGTTGTTGGTTCATTTTCTTTAGATTGACTAATCATTTCAATTCTTCAGTATTTTAGTGTGATTCACACTTTgcctttttctttaattaaaataacTTTAAGTACACTATGTGCCTGTTAAACTGTTTATTTGGGCaacattaaagctttagtgtgttactttttgttattaatgaacgtctgttacatacaagccattgccaaatgagttgctacaaaactAATAAACAATcaactccacacaactctctgtatttctcagtatggctatgttctgAAGGTTATGTTGTATGGAGACTTTCACGcccagaaactcaagtgaagataatgacctcttctgaagagtctattgtttttttaatcctccgtgtcctccatgtgttcatgtttataTCATGTGGACGGGCCAACAGTGTCGTCGTCGTTACTTAGAATTCtacatgggggagacagaaactatgcacaaCAGCTTTGTTTTCTAAAACAATTCTAATTTTCTTCTAATGTTATGCTTGATAGGCAAATATTGGCATAGAGCAGTTCTACAGGATTGTCAACCTCCACAAACAGAAAGAAGGTAAGACACAAAGtgcttttggatgcttttctgttctGAGGTTGTTTTTCCCAAATTGTGTATCTACCCTGCATTGACAGAATATCAACTTCcttttgcctttattttgatttgCCTGATTTGAACTCTTGTCATGTTGATTTTAATATatatgcatactgtacatattaaaatattgtttcaTAGGCAGAATATCTTACACAAGAGAATTTTTGATTGGTCTGGCGAGTTCTCCTGAGGCCAGAAAGAAACCGAAATTCTTGCCTGAGCACCCCATAGTCCTAATGGAGGCAGTAAGTTGGGTTTTGGTATTCAATTTTACTGGGGTGTCCTCTCTAAATAATAACTACGTGCTGTTTGGATTAAATAATGATTTCATACTATCTTAACAGAGAGATCTTGGGCACCTAAGGCTTCATGAAATGAGATGGAATGGGGGAAAAGAAGACACGTGAGTTTCATTTAATCACATTAACTCTGACAATATCAAACATGTTCTCTACAAGAACATGTTTGATATTGACAACATGTACTCTAACAAATGAGACAATCTAGATTATGatttattactgtttttttttaaactatcatTGGTCTTTGTATGATTGTACTGTACTTTATGATTTACTATTGCTATTGGGTTCAATGTAGTATCTTCATTAAAATTAAAGTGTATATATTACcatatcaatatatattttctgtttttaggGACGCAGAAAGGCATCACTCACCTTAAGACATTTGCACAGGTGTTCACTTCTCAAAGAGTGTTTCCGTTGTTTTTTGCTGAGAAATtagtgaatttaatttaatttatgacATTTAAATTTGCAtgttcattatttttgtttgagaCTGTTAACAGTTTGCAGTGAAGTTGCACAAAGTAATAATACTAAACACCACTTTATGTGCTTACGTGAGTAttgcatgtttacattttcTACTGTAAAATTTTGGCTGGAGTGAAGTatttaaatttgtaaaaaagacttaaaacaTTAACAGCTGTTTGTCAGCTGTGTTGgtaatgttttgtttactggggggggggcatttaaTGCAGACTCATCATCACTTATATTAGTGATGAAACAAACCCTACCTGAAGTGACAGTGGTCAAAATGATGAATGTTTGTCATCAGCTGTATTAGCTGGGATTACATAggaattttaatttaatgtgtCTTACTAAATATGTTGACTTCTCTTATAAAGGAAAGTTTGACTAAACAGTTTTGTGTATTGgtatattttctttcttgcatGAAATCTAAACTTTTTGTATTAATGCATTATATGACTAAGTGTAATATGAAAGAtattgctttacaaacaacACAGGGAAAAAACTGTGTCCTCAGTTGTagggtgtcttttttttttttttaaagcatatttcactattatatttcattttcagCTTCAGATGGCAGCTGTTCTCACCATAAAGCTCTAATAAACACTCTACCTGCCCAGCACTAAACAGCTGACAAAGTTTTTGAACAGCTGTCAAAGATCTCCCCTTAGAGGTTTTGAAGACCATAACAGCATAAATGACAGTGACTATTGGGCCTAAATCCAATAGGATCTATAAATAGACAGCTGTTTGCCAACACATTCAAGATCTATtgattcctgcttcttacagtgcagacgctttgctgcttgctcctgcttctgcttgcatatttttgctgataatcgtgcttttcctctgagaaactatgagcagcggctcttggacacttcaaaaacactggactatacattttttgtagacatagtaggctattgccatattttaaaatttttctgcgtgagcgtggcctaccaatagctcaagcctgtcctacagtgattgtagctaaagctaattagcagcaagatgcctcctttctccgtagaagactactacaaactccttcagaagattgcacttctggaaccaaggttcaccttctagaagtgaacgtggaagttaacggatcttgtggaaatgacaccactttaccatggacccataacaatggacagaagtatgctaacacacggctaattagcaccaacaagactacaaagaaacaggagggtggaactggtaataaatcaacaagtggcggtcctccctggaacttgtctggtgcgaagcctaagagtaaatcattttcctgggaaatggaggacgactaacgggccgggcacagcgccctgacatttgtgatatgaccggctggcctgcattatcatctgggcagagcgcctcttcaacccctgtacctagtaggacacagccgtggacagctgcaaaagggaaaataagcaacaaaatgcccccccaacaacctggtgtgcaactggataacagatttgctcctctgctgcaagacgctggacagtcatctgatgaccgggactgcgtctcatcaccacacagcagggtaaggactgagagcaattcaaaaagtaaaaagctaacaactgggcctcaaaccctgattgtgggtgactctgctgtaaaagatttaaaaaacagtaaaaacaccaaaatactatgttttcccaaagacatggtgtctgacttgacccaaaaaatcccagatatcgtggcagcacacccaactgtgaagaacatttttctgcatatagggtcaaatgatgttgtaaagcaacagtctgaattgctgaaactggactttagggaactgcttgacacagtcacccccctaagcgcaaatgtgtttatcagtggtcctataccgtcagtcagaagaggagatgagagattcagccgactgttgggactaaacaaatggctttcaactgaatgtaccgtccactctctgaagttcattgacaatttaaacattttctgggagcgcagacatctttttaaagcagatagactttcccttaacaagccaggagtaaagctgttcacctctaatctgctttactttctgcgctacacatctgctccctctgccaaggtcacaaaacaaaaggaagacacaacaaagtgcggcagtgatccagcacagcccccgcctgtgcaaagatttgaccatgggagaccagagagcagagacacgaaacctccactcccctcttcacccgtccagcacccctcaaaccttcccaaccccgaaccttctgaggattcatcgctgtctctactgatgtctccacacaccctttcccttatttcccccatcaattatgcaccccttcctacccccatggctcaaccccgggcaaaagtaaaacgccaagcaccactaccaggatgtcagaaaactccttccccccagactgataaggacgcttgtgtgcaaaatctggcaagcactatctgatatgtgccggccttggctgcaggactagtgatactaatgactcttttcaagacaagcccgggccctgtggattcaattcttcctcaatttctgttgtgataggtaataggaaaagaatggtgaataagcacttaactgcaaacttagcaaatttagcatccattcctcgtcagctacagcctgtcccaaaaaatgaaaacacactaacactagccttactaaacgtcaggtctttggcaggaaaatcatttttaatcaatgattttattactaagcacaatctagattttatgtttttaactgaaacctggttagaccataataacagcgctgctgttctcatcgagtcagctccccctaacttcagttttatgagtgagaatagagtgaataagaaaggaggtggagtcgccattttgtttaatgactcattccactgtacgcaaatatgttatggaaattttgtttcttttgaatatgttgctcttcaattaagatcttcccctcaagcgatgtttctaaatatctacaggccacctaaatattgtgcaaccttcattgatgacttcactgaactgctgtctattatctgcattaactttgattgtgtaatcattgcgggtgattttaacattcatgttgacagcccccaggacagggggacaaaagagctgtgttgtgtttttgagaactatggactgactcagcatgtgacggagcccacccacaataaggggcacactctggacttgattgtctccaaaggtctgaacatttccaaggttgtggtgactgacgttgctctctcagatcattcctgtgttttctttaacggcactatctctgtgcccaaaagtgtccaaacaaagataatcagaaaacggtatatcactgaaaacaccagtgacacatttattcagcttttctcctccacaccagccctctctgggctatcagtcagtgagcttgtagataatttcaactgtaaaatcacaaatgttattgatgccattgctcccactaaggtcaaagttgtatctggtaagaaaagatctccatggagaaatgtcctactggtgagaacagaaaaaagagagtgtaggaaagctgaacgaaggtggcgaaaaacaaatctcctggtccattataactcctataaagagagacttcgcatttataatttggaactgaggaatgcaagaaggtcctttttctctgatattatctctagaaacaataataattcccgtgctttgtttgctactgttgataggttaacaaaccctccagtaccagtagcatctgaacttttatctaccaaggcctgcaatgactttgcctccttcttcaaagacaaaattcaaaagattagacaaacagtcagtgcctccatatcaagtccaggatatgtgttgtcacagtgttcaagcaaaaatagttccaatatgacagaatttcacacgatcaaccatacaaacctggaggacattattcaacatctgaaaacctcgacctgttgccttgatgttctaccaacgggacttttcaaaaatgtttccaattgtttgacttctgatcttctacagattgtgaacacatctcttctttcaggtatctttccacaggccctgaaaactgcagtaatcaagccactcttaaaaaagaacaacctagacaagtcactaatgagcaactataggccaatatcaaaccttccgtttttaagtaaaatcattgaaaaagtagtctttcaacaactcaaccatttcttgtcactaagcaacagttttgatacctttcagtcgggtttccgaccacaccacagcactgaaacggctcttgtcaaagtctttaatgacatccaccttaacacagataatggcaaaatttcaatcttagtattacttgatctcagtgctgcatttgacacggtcgaccacgatatactactagaccgattggaaaactgcgttggcctttctggctcagtactaaactggtttgaatcctacctaaagaatagggattactttgtgtctataggtaattatgcatctgagcgtacaaatatgacgtgcggagttccgcaaggctccattctggggcctcttctgtttaacatctacatgcttccactggctcagattatggagaaaaacaaaataagttaccatagttatgcggacgacacacaaatttacataaccttatcgccaggggactatagtccaatacaaaaactgactaagtgcatcgaacaaattaacggctggatgtgccagaactttctgaaattaaatgaaggaaaaactgaggtggttgtttttggagcaagagaggaacgattaaaagtctgcgctcagcttcaaacaacaatgttaaaaacaacagacaaagccagaaatcttggtgtagtcatggactcagacctgaactttaacagccacattaagacaattacaaagtcagcctactatcaccttaagaatatatcaagggttaaaggacttatgtgtcaacaggatttggaaaaacttgtccatgcctttatcttcagtagacttgactactgtaacggggtctttacaggtctccctaaaaaatcaatcagacagctgcagctgattcagaacgctgctgctcgagtcctcactaagaccaagagactggatcacatcactccagttctgaagtctttacactggcttcctgtgtctcaaagaattgatttcaaagtactcttgctagtttataaatcacttaacggtttaggtccaaaatatatgctgatctgctactacactatgaaccacccagacctctcaggtcatctgggacaggtctgctttctgtccccagagtcagaactaaacagggtgaagcagctttcagtttctatgctcctcatatctggaataaactcccagaaacctgtagatccgctgctactctcagttcttttaaatcaaggctgaagacctttctatttgatgctgcctttctttaaatgactaatcatttctttaaatttcttatgctgcactgtaaattttattcttgtgttttatgtttctctttgtttttaactgtctattcatgtgttttaccgttttaatgcttgtgatttttaactgttttacttgtgttttatctgttcaactgattttgtgtaaagcactttgaattgccttgttgctgaaatgtgctatacaaataaagctgccttgccttgccttgccttggcaATATAATTGCAAACCTTGTATTCTACTTTTATATATTAACTGATATGGCCTCTCTCAACAAGAATAGATACATTTGCTAGATTTATCCCATTATACTCAACATTGCTACAAATCAATTTTCCACATGATCAagcttttcctttctttcaccGCTTTCATATGCAGCAAATGAAAGGGAGATACACAATTCCAGACTACAGGTATTTCAAGATGTGGAACCACTGTAATGTATCGAAGGTATCATATCAGGTGAACTGACTTTATTTGAAGTTATTCAGTCATTAAAGACCAGCTAATAAGCAAAGAGTTGAGTTAATCAGTCTTTAAAGTCAAAATTTTATTAAGATCTTTCACATCATTCTTTAGAAGTACCTGCTGTATTTACCTATGACATAACAGGAAAGGAGCATAGTGAGTCACTCCATTGTTCTGATGGGTTTGAGGAGGGAGGGTCCTATGTGGAGGTTATTACCACTGTCATCAAAATATAATCGAAGTGTATTATGAAGCTGCCGGAAATCATATGGCAAAATAGGGGTTTTTAGAACACGCTGTGCCTTTCCCTGCGGACATCGGTGAATGTGGTAACTGCACGTCTGCTCTTTAGTAACCTTTGTTCGTGACCGAGGCAGGGTAGTCTACATCCTATGAGCGTTCTAGTTATGGACATGCGCTTGTGACGTGCTCCACGTCATGTCATTGTGGGCTGTAGGCTCACGTTACGGTGTCTACGTCAGGTCAGAGAGAgcgaaatctttttttttcagaaacagAGGAAACGGACACTGGCAGTAAGACTATAACAGCAACATCCAAAGGTAAATGTCTTTCTAGTGTTTGTATTGTAGCCGTTGCGCTTGTTTATCCTGTTGGCTTATTTCAAAGGTAAAGATGGAGCTAAACTCTTTTTTCCCGCTGTGAGCGATGAAGTGCTGTGATGTCTGATTAAGAATCTACGCTAgggtgttttttaattttcataattGTGTTTTAGGTTAGGCTCATTTCTGGTCACACACGGTTA
This region of Etheostoma spectabile isolate EspeVRDwgs_2016 unplaced genomic scaffold, UIUC_Espe_1.0 scaffold00001057, whole genome shotgun sequence genomic DNA includes:
- the LOC116674816 gene encoding uncharacterized protein C8orf88, whose protein sequence is MEVSRRRILQKHLEPARPLRRCIHVDSEPIINTATCGQALMEEEDQEANIGIEQFYRIVNLHKQKEGRISYTREFLIGLASSPEARKKPKFLPEHPIVLMEARDLGHLRLHEMRWNGGKEDTDAERHHSP